The genomic stretch GCTATGATTTTCGATTTTTGACCATTTCTCTTATGGGCCTTGTTTTGGCTTCGTCAGCGCTGGCAGAGTCGGCGGATTCGGTACTTGCGCTCTCCACGGACAACGACCTGTTCGCTCCAACGCAAACAGATCGGGATTACACCGCCGGTGTAGCGATTACCTATTCCTCCAATTCCGAGGATTTCATTGGGAATCCGGTGTCCCGGGTGAGCCAGGGGCTGGACAGTTTTGTGTTGCCCTATCTGGGCCAAGAGGAGGGGAGCCCGCAGAGCGCCGCGATTGAGCTGGGGGTTTATGGCTTCACCCCTGAGGAAATCAAGGAATCCGCGATTGACCGTAGCGATCGGCCCTACAGCAGTCTGGTCTACCTGTCCTCAAGCCAGAGTTACCAGGCTCTCGGCGTCGATTCGGGCTGGACGACATCCATGACCGTGGGTGTTCTGGGACTCGATGTATTCAAATCCGGCCAGAACGCGGTCCACAAGGTGGTAGGTAGCGACCGCGCGAACGGTTGGGACCATCAGATCTCGAATGGTGGTGAGCCGACTTTCCGATACTCGGCGGCGTATCACCAGTACCTGGATGCCAGCGAATCGGATCAAAAGTTCAAAGTGACCTATTTCGGATCGGTCGGATACCTGACCGAGTTTGGAGCAGCATTGGTTTTCCGGGATGGCCTGATTTCCTCTCCGGACAACCGATTTAACCCCGAGCTGATGGCCTACGGTGAGCGTGCGCCCGGAGTTTCTGCACCAGGCGGACGTGAGAATTATTTCTGGGGCGGGGTGTCGGTGAAAGCCCGGGCTTACAACGCCTTTCTACAAGGCCAGTTTCGTGAATCGGACCATGAACTGGATGCCAATGATCTGAACATCCTGCTGGCTGAAGTATGGGCTGGTTATACCCACAGTTTCCTGGCGGGCACCGAGCTCAGTTATGTGTTGCGTGTTCAGAGTTCCGAAATCAAATCCGGGACGGGAAATCGCACGCTGGCCTGGGGCGGGCTGGTATTCAGCAAACGGCTTTGAAGTCCGGACCGACACTCATCATTAGGGGAAATAGAACTTATACCGTCCAGTAATTGGTTTTTCCGCGCAGCTGGCTGCAGTGTGTGAACCAATCTATTTGTAAAAGGAGTGGAACCTATGAGCAACATGATCGAAGTAACCGATATAAATTTTGAACAGGCTGTTGTACAGAGTGATCGCCCTGTGCTGGTCGATTTCTGGGCACCCTGGTGTGGCCCCTGTAAAACAGTAGCTCCCATGTTGGAGGCAATCGCTGATGAGTTTGGCGATGAGCTGACCATCGCCAAAGTGAACGTCGACGACAGTCCCGATGTGACTGCGAAAATGCGTATCAGGGGCATCCCAACGTTGGCACTGTTTCAGGATGGTGGCGTGATTGCCCAGAAAACCGGTGCCGGCAGTCTGAGTGAACTGAGAACGTTCGTGAAAGGAAACTTGTAAACCTCTTCAGCGGCCTCCCCATCGGGAGGCTTCTTCATACTGCAATTGCGGTTCGGGTTCTTCCGGGCCAGACTTGTCAGGGTCCATCCTTCAGGAACGTTGAATGAAAACGCAAGAACTTCAGCTGTTGTACATTTTTGATGCGATCATGACCGAACGCTCCGTGACCCGAGCAGCTGATCGACTTTCCATGACTCAGCCTGCCGTCTCCAATGCGATTTCCCGAATGCGCCAGATCTGGAACGACCCATTGTTTGTGCGAAAGGGTCGTAACATCGAGCCAACGTCTTACGCGCTCAGTCTGTGGGATCAGGTGGGGGATCACATGTACGCATTGACGAATGCGGTGAGTGCCACGCAGTTTGATCCGGCCACCTCGAAGCGGAAATTCCGCATAGCGGTCACGGATGTGACTGTTGAAATGATTTGGCGACAGCTGATTGAACTTCTTGAGGACCAGGCGCCGGGCGTTGATATCCACGCCGTCCCCTACACGCCGGAGGGCACGTACGAAGATTTGCGCGAGGCGCATGTTGATCTCGCGGTCGGCATGCTTACCCAGCACGATCACAGTTTGCGAAGTACGTGGTTGTTTGAAGGCGGGTATGTTCTGGCGATGCGAGCCGACCATCCGCTCGCCGGCAGGCAGATCACCATGGAGGAATTTCTCGAGGCCCGGCACCTGCTCGTGACTATGTCGGGGGATGCGCACGGATTCGTGGACAGCTACCTTGATCAAAAGGGCCAGAACCGACGCATTGCCGCGACGGTAAACCATTTTTCGATTGTTCCCCAGGTCCTCAGGGATTCAAACCTGATCGCCGCGGTCCCCGAGTTGATAAGCCAGGATTGTGGCTTCGTGGATGGGCTATGGATGGGGCAGTTGCCTTTCGAAGTGGATCCAACCAGCCTGTATCTCATCTGGCACACACGCCACGACCGTGATCCCGGAATCGTGTGGTTGCGGAACCACGTGGAACGGCTCCTTCGCGAGCGCTGGCACGACATTATGACCAACTCGCCCTGTGGCCGGTCTGCAGTAAAAGCCATCGCCTGAAACAATTAAACATTCACTCATCATTTTCCGTGATGACAAAGATACGGCAACGGAATTATTCAGCCTCCCGAAAACTCCCAATAATCCTAAGCAGATGTCGCGAATTGCGGCATTGGCAAGGGCTCGGTTGAACCACGATTGATCCGGCCAGCTTGCCCAATAATCTGCATTTTTTGGAGTTGGGAGGGAGAATGAACGGCCAAACGAACTGCTCGTCTATGGGCTCCAGCTGGAAGCCTGCTGCAATCACCGATACCGCTGACCAGAAATGGTACAAGCCAATCATTTCTTTAAATGCTGATCAGAGTGGCAACAGGGACGTGTACAAGGCTTTCCGATTCTCCCGGGGCCTTCTCGGGGCATACTTCCGGTTCCTTGCATCCCATGAGTACAGAATGCTGAGGAAAGTCGAGCACCTGGATTTCACCCCCGATCAGGTCAGGCGCCCATCAGACGCCGCGCCCACCATCCATTATCGTCTGATCGAGGGAAGGCCGGTAAAGGAGATTGCGGCAGGCAAGGGTGTACCGGACAACTTTTTCTCACAGCTTTTCACGGATGTGAAAACCCTGCACCAGCATGGCGTGGCCCACATGGACCTTGGCAATTCCGGAAACATTCTGGTTTCGGGGCGTGGCGACCCTGCAATCATCGATTTCGGCTCAGCCATTCCCCTGAGTTGGCTCCCAACACCCCTTCAGGGCTGGGCCTGCCGCAAGGATATCCTTGGAGTTCTGAAGCTCTGGCATCGTTTCGATAGTGAATCCATGCCTTTGTTTCTTGTGCATTACTACCAGAGCAATTATCGCAAAAACATATACACGCCCAGGCGCTTTCTGAAGGCGCTGAGGCGTTGGGTAACGGGAGGCGCTGACAAAGAAGGCCTGTCCGGATTGACGACCGTGATCAGTGTGTTCTTCGGTCTCCTGGTACTGGTTTCTTTCACCTAAAGAGCGGCATTCGCCGCTCCATTTTATGCCTTCCGGCTAACGAAAACTGGTGAGCGAACCAGGCAAAAAAAAAGGGCGGTCACTTTGACCGCCCTTTTTCGTTGTAGTCAGCTTAGTTGCTGATACCAAGCTCGAATGTTTCGATCGCTGGATTGTTTCCACGTTCGATATCTTCCTGGCTTACACCTTCAGCCTGTGCGAAAGCAGAGAAAGCGATTACAGAGAAAACGAGAAAGAACTTGTTGATTGCGTTCATGTGATATTCCACCTTTTAAGAGAATTAAGTTAGACAGCATCGCCGTATTGGCTTGATGGTTATTCTCTTGGTTTCCCGTCCTCAGAAAAAATTGCTTTGCGGTATACATCACATCAGGTCAGGTGATGGGTTAACTTCAACTTCAATTACTTCTCTGATTGCGCCCCGACCACCCGCGTACAGGTTCTCGATTCTGTTATCGGTTCCAACAGTCAGCCGCACGTTGACGACACTGGGTGAGGGCTCGGCCATCCAGCGACCCTGTTCGATGGTGAATTCCTGCTTCTGACTAGCCAGTCGCTCGCGCAGATAGCAGGCCAGCGGGCCAGCAGCCATTCCCGTTGCAGACTCCTCCAGGATGCCGTACCGGGGGGCGAACATGCGGGCTCCTGCGTCTCTGCCTTCGCCAACGCCGTCGAAGGAGAACACGTAGAACCCTATAAGATCCAGAGCTTCGCTAAGTTGCTCAATGAGACCGAAATCTGGCTCAAGACCCTTGATTGTCGAGCCGTCGCGAATGCCAATCACCACAAAGCTGTTGCCGGTATTGACCAACATTGGCTCGGCACCTTCGATCAGATCGTCGGTGGTGATTCCAAGAGAGAGCAGGGCGGCCTGCAGATCAGGCTCGTTCAGAGCTTCGAAACGAGGGGCTCTCTGTTCCATATAAGCCGCTTTACCTTCCATGATGATGGATCTCAGGCCATCAATGGTCTCCTTCGACGACCGGTCATTCGCTAGCAGGCCTTTCTGTTGCAGAAAACTGAAGGTCGCGATTGTGGCGTGGCCGCAATGAGCGATTTGCTGGGTAGGCGTAAAGAATTCCAGTTTGATATCAGCCGCGTCAGATGGAGAAACGAAAGCCGTTTCTGAGAGGCCAACTGCGGCAGCGATTCTCTGCTTTTCTGCATGGCTGAATCGCTCGGCGTGCAGCACCACACCTGCAGGGTTGCCGCCGGAATTACCGTCAACAAAGGCACTTATGACAGGGACTTCAATTTTCACGATGATTGCTCCTTCAGTTATTGAGTCACTTAATCTTTTCAGTGACTGGCTCCTGTAACAAACGGATAAAACCCCACTACACTTAATGTGAAATTAATCGTAGGCGATCCAGAAAATGCAAAAGCTGCCGCCCCTTAGGGCTCTTCAGGCGTTTCGGTACGCATCTCGGGAGCTAAGCTTCAAGTCCGCTGCTGAAGCGCTGAACATTTCCCAGGCAGCGGTGAGTACCCATATCCGCGGGCTTGAAGAGTTCCTTGGTATGAAGCTCTTTGTCAGGTTGACCCGCGAAGTGAAATTAACGCATGAAGGCCGGAAGCTCTCCGGCTATGTGGAGACGGGGTTTCAGGAGCTGGAAAAAGGCATTGCGCTGTTTGCGCCAGACTCGAACCCTGGGCGCTTAACCGTGGCCACGGTGCCATCCTTTGCCAGTCGATGGCTGGTTCCCCGCATTGATTCGTTTCAGCGGGCTCATCCAGAAATACAACTTAGCTTGCAGCCTAATCTGCAACTGGTGAATTTCCAGGGCGATGGTGTCGACCTGGCGATCCGCTTCGGCAATGGTGAGTACCCGGGGCTTGAATCCAGGCTTTTGCAAAAAGAAAAGCTTTTACCGGTGTGCCACAGCAGTGTGACTGAAGGTAAGCCCGTTACGCCGGAGAACCTGGCTCGGCTTCCATGGCTGATCGATGAATCGGTTGATCTGGAGCGCTCATGGTTGGTATTTCAGGAAAAACTCGGAATAAAAATACCGGACAACGCTATAACGCTTCGGGTTACAGAAGGGACGACGCTTGTAGAGGCCGTTCTTGCTGGCCGAGGGATTGCCTTAATGCGGTACAGCCTTGTTGCCGATCTATTGAAAGCAGGATTAATCCAGAGCCCAAT from Marinobacter adhaerens HP15 encodes the following:
- a CDS encoding lipid A deacylase LpxR family protein — protein: MGLVLASSALAESADSVLALSTDNDLFAPTQTDRDYTAGVAITYSSNSEDFIGNPVSRVSQGLDSFVLPYLGQEEGSPQSAAIELGVYGFTPEEIKESAIDRSDRPYSSLVYLSSSQSYQALGVDSGWTTSMTVGVLGLDVFKSGQNAVHKVVGSDRANGWDHQISNGGEPTFRYSAAYHQYLDASESDQKFKVTYFGSVGYLTEFGAALVFRDGLISSPDNRFNPELMAYGERAPGVSAPGGRENYFWGGVSVKARAYNAFLQGQFRESDHELDANDLNILLAEVWAGYTHSFLAGTELSYVLRVQSSEIKSGTGNRTLAWGGLVFSKRL
- the trxA gene encoding thioredoxin, with product MSNMIEVTDINFEQAVVQSDRPVLVDFWAPWCGPCKTVAPMLEAIADEFGDELTIAKVNVDDSPDVTAKMRIRGIPTLALFQDGGVIAQKTGAGSLSELRTFVKGNL
- a CDS encoding LysR family transcriptional regulator, which codes for MKTQELQLLYIFDAIMTERSVTRAADRLSMTQPAVSNAISRMRQIWNDPLFVRKGRNIEPTSYALSLWDQVGDHMYALTNAVSATQFDPATSKRKFRIAVTDVTVEMIWRQLIELLEDQAPGVDIHAVPYTPEGTYEDLREAHVDLAVGMLTQHDHSLRSTWLFEGGYVLAMRADHPLAGRQITMEEFLEARHLLVTMSGDAHGFVDSYLDQKGQNRRIAATVNHFSIVPQVLRDSNLIAAVPELISQDCGFVDGLWMGQLPFEVDPTSLYLIWHTRHDRDPGIVWLRNHVERLLRERWHDIMTNSPCGRSAVKAIA
- a CDS encoding BUD32 family EKC/KEOPS complex subunit, whose product is MNGQTNCSSMGSSWKPAAITDTADQKWYKPIISLNADQSGNRDVYKAFRFSRGLLGAYFRFLASHEYRMLRKVEHLDFTPDQVRRPSDAAPTIHYRLIEGRPVKEIAAGKGVPDNFFSQLFTDVKTLHQHGVAHMDLGNSGNILVSGRGDPAIIDFGSAIPLSWLPTPLQGWACRKDILGVLKLWHRFDSESMPLFLVHYYQSNYRKNIYTPRRFLKALRRWVTGGADKEGLSGLTTVISVFFGLLVLVSFT
- a CDS encoding PhzF family phenazine biosynthesis protein — translated: MKIEVPVISAFVDGNSGGNPAGVVLHAERFSHAEKQRIAAAVGLSETAFVSPSDAADIKLEFFTPTQQIAHCGHATIATFSFLQQKGLLANDRSSKETIDGLRSIIMEGKAAYMEQRAPRFEALNEPDLQAALLSLGITTDDLIEGAEPMLVNTGNSFVVIGIRDGSTIKGLEPDFGLIEQLSEALDLIGFYVFSFDGVGEGRDAGARMFAPRYGILEESATGMAAGPLACYLRERLASQKQEFTIEQGRWMAEPSPSVVNVRLTVGTDNRIENLYAGGRGAIREVIEVEVNPSPDLM
- a CDS encoding LysR substrate-binding domain-containing protein, translated to MQKLPPLRALQAFRYASRELSFKSAAEALNISQAAVSTHIRGLEEFLGMKLFVRLTREVKLTHEGRKLSGYVETGFQELEKGIALFAPDSNPGRLTVATVPSFASRWLVPRIDSFQRAHPEIQLSLQPNLQLVNFQGDGVDLAIRFGNGEYPGLESRLLQKEKLLPVCHSSVTEGKPVTPENLARLPWLIDESVDLERSWLVFQEKLGIKIPDNAITLRVTEGTTLVEAVLAGRGIALMRYSLVADLLKAGLIQSPIDISVPAEYQYYLVAPEAKFRTDKVRAFVSWISRAVRSG